From the Lathyrus oleraceus cultivar Zhongwan6 chromosome 4, CAAS_Psat_ZW6_1.0, whole genome shotgun sequence genome, one window contains:
- the LOC127075064 gene encoding cytosolic sulfotransferase 12, giving the protein MNTMENSNDENALVPEFLRQHDIGKECKELLPTLRLEKGLIATHLYQYQGFWFFPKILNGVLSCQKHFQALDDDILLATYPKSGTTWLKALLFALINRNKYPNTHSDHPLLTKNPHDLVSFWEIGLYYDKDLVPDLQTISPPRLFSTHLSYESLPKSVKDSSCKVVYLCRDPKDTLVSLWHFLNKIRPKNRETLPLEEVFESFCRGVTSFGPFWEHVLGYWKKSLESPKKVMFLKYEEIKMRPNFYLKEIAKFLECPFSKEEESKGVNDDILNLCSFEKLSNLEVNKFEKTSNEVENKTFFRLGQVGDWKNFLTTEMIEHINTITEKKFVKHGLKF; this is encoded by the coding sequence ATGAACACCATGGAAAATTCAAATGATGAAAATGCTCTTGTGCCAGAATTCTTACGACAACATGACATAGGCAAAGAATGCAAGGAGTTATTACCCACATTGCGATTAGAAAAAGGTTTGATTGCAACTCACTTATATCAATATCAAGGATTTTGGTTTTTTCCAAAGATTCTCAATGGTGTTTTATCGTGTCAAAAACACTTTCAAGCTCTTGATGATGATATCCTTTTAGCCACTTATCCCAAATCAGGTACAACTTGGCTCAAAGCATTGTTGTTTGCTTTGATAAACCGCAACAAATATCCAAATACTCATAGCGATCATCCTTTGCTCACTAAAAATCCTCATGATCTTGTTTCCTTTTGGGAGATTGGCCTTTACTACGACAAAGACTTAGTTCCCGATCTCCAAACAATATCTCCTCCAAGACTTTTCTCGACTCATCTATCTTATGAATCATTGCCAAAATCTGTGAAAGACTCGAGTTGCAAGGTGGTCTATCTATGTAGAGATCCTAAAGACACTTTGGTTTCATTGTGGCATTTTTTAAACAAGATAAGACCAAAAAATAGGGAAACACTTCCATTAGAAGAAGTTTTTGAGAGCTTTTGTAGAGGAGTGACTTCTTTTGGACCTTTTTGGGAGCATGTATTAGGATATTGGAAGAAAAGCTTGGAAAGTCCAAAGAAGGTAATGTTTTTGAAATATGAAGAAATAAAAATGAGaccaaatttttatttaaaaGAGATTGCTAAGTTTTTGGAGTGTCCATTCTCCAAAGAAGAAGAATCTAAAGGCGTGAATGATGATATATTAAATTTGTGTAGTTTTGAGAAGTTGAGTAACTTGGAAGTCAATAAATTTGAAAAAACATCTAATGAAGTTGAAAACAAAACTTTTTTTCGTCTTGGCCAAGTTGGAGACTGGAAAAATTTTCTTACAACAGAAATGATTGAGCATATAAACACAATCACCGAAAAAAAATTTGTTAAGCATGGGTTGAAGTTTTAG